The following are encoded in a window of Mycobacterium vicinigordonae genomic DNA:
- a CDS encoding CAP domain-containing protein, with product MIAALLTATAGPAHADNKRLNDGVVSNVYTVQHRAGCSNDIRISPPLQLAAQWHTQDVLNNRNLDGDIGSDNSGPQDRAARAGFSGKVGETVAISPALAISGIEVMNQWFGNPAAFGTMSDCANNRIGVWSESVVDRTVVVAVYGQEPASSGVAQITNGPVIPPPPPVISQNLPPDPSPDYDASDELEYALDWLPWALRGVRPPPGYPAQ from the coding sequence CTGATCGCCGCCCTGCTGACGGCGACGGCCGGGCCCGCGCATGCGGATAACAAGAGACTCAACGACGGTGTCGTCTCCAACGTCTACACAGTTCAGCATCGAGCCGGCTGCTCCAACGACATCAGGATCAGTCCACCGTTACAACTTGCCGCCCAATGGCACACCCAGGATGTGCTGAACAACCGGAACCTCGACGGCGACATCGGTTCCGACAATTCCGGGCCGCAGGACCGGGCGGCCAGGGCGGGCTTTTCTGGCAAGGTCGGTGAAACCGTGGCCATCAGTCCCGCTCTGGCAATCAGCGGTATAGAAGTGATGAACCAGTGGTTTGGCAATCCGGCGGCCTTCGGCACCATGTCGGATTGCGCCAACAACCGCATCGGTGTCTGGTCGGAAAGCGTGGTGGACCGAACTGTCGTGGTCGCCGTTTACGGACAGGAGCCGGCGTCGTCAGGCGTCGCGCAGATAACGAATGGCCCGGTGATTCCGCCGCCTCCGCCGGTGATCTCCCAGAATCTGCCCCCCGACCCTAGTCCCGATTACGACGCGAGCGACGAACTCGAGTATGCACTGGACTGGTTACCCTGGGCGCTTCGCGGAGTGCGTCCACCGCCGGGTTACCCCGCGCAATGA
- a CDS encoding Rieske 2Fe-2S domain-containing protein, with translation MAYGEVKALTYFDRELVLWRGEDGQAVLQDAYCLHLGAHRGVGGWVVGNDLACPWHGWEWDRDGHNARIPYSSEGCKKSLRIRSYPVREFCGAIVAWYSEDPNKQPSWEPPIVPEYGRDDFYEMHPFSTKVFRIRSHVQMPIENAVDPAHIAYIHGNAEIPRQVGFHAEGHWFQSNVAVTYGAGKKSTAFTPNGPVEAIVQMNTYGIGLSVIRWEEPLPTIQMTGFIPVNSEYIDYYFGQCSARPPGSDRTQPEGIAAEFVKVQWKVVEQDFPIWANMTYLQRPSFAAEEAKAYSAMRRWSAQFYPADDRERMLEMAGDLD, from the coding sequence TTGGCTTATGGCGAAGTCAAGGCCCTGACCTACTTTGACCGGGAGTTGGTGCTGTGGCGAGGCGAGGACGGCCAGGCCGTTCTGCAGGATGCCTACTGTCTGCACTTGGGGGCGCACCGCGGGGTCGGTGGTTGGGTGGTCGGCAACGACCTGGCGTGCCCGTGGCACGGTTGGGAATGGGACCGGGACGGCCACAACGCGCGAATCCCGTACTCCAGTGAAGGTTGCAAGAAGAGCCTCAGGATTCGCTCCTACCCGGTACGGGAGTTTTGCGGAGCGATAGTGGCTTGGTATTCCGAAGACCCGAATAAACAACCCAGCTGGGAACCGCCGATCGTACCGGAGTATGGCCGCGACGACTTCTACGAAATGCATCCCTTCAGCACCAAAGTGTTTCGGATCAGATCACACGTCCAGATGCCGATCGAGAACGCGGTCGACCCGGCGCATATCGCCTATATTCACGGCAACGCCGAGATCCCCCGCCAGGTTGGATTTCATGCGGAGGGCCATTGGTTCCAATCCAACGTGGCGGTGACATACGGCGCCGGTAAGAAAAGTACCGCCTTCACCCCCAACGGGCCGGTGGAGGCGATCGTGCAAATGAACACTTACGGTATTGGCTTGTCCGTGATTCGTTGGGAGGAGCCACTACCCACCATCCAGATGACCGGTTTCATTCCGGTGAACTCCGAGTACATCGACTACTACTTTGGACAGTGCTCGGCTCGCCCACCCGGGTCGGACCGAACTCAACCGGAGGGCATTGCCGCCGAGTTCGTCAAGGTGCAATGGAAGGTCGTCGAGCAAGACTTCCCCATCTGGGCGAATATGACCTACTTGCAGCGCCCGTCCTTCGCAGCGGAAGAAGCGAAAGCCTACTCGGCAATGCGGCGGTGGTCCGCACAGTTCTATCCGGCCGATGACCGGGAACGGATGCTTGAGATGGCTGGTGATCTGGACTAG
- a CDS encoding SDR family NAD(P)-dependent oxidoreductase → MNIDNCSAIVTGGASGLGAATARALSEAGAVVVVLDRQEDAGRALAAEVGGVFVLADVSDETQVQAAVDAAVGMRPLRVLVNCAGLGPARRIVDRDGEPIPLQKFEFVIRVNLVGSYNCARLACAAMARTQPAEGGERGVVINTASVAAFDGQIGQTPYAAAKGGIVGMTLPMARDLAVHGIRVNTIAPGLFDTPIYGSGERADQFKAKLGASVVFPQRLGYADEFASMAMQLITNSYANGEVVRLDGAIRLPPR, encoded by the coding sequence ATGAACATCGACAATTGCTCCGCGATCGTCACCGGAGGAGCTTCCGGACTCGGGGCGGCCACCGCGCGCGCTCTGAGCGAGGCAGGCGCTGTCGTGGTGGTCCTCGATCGCCAGGAGGACGCCGGCCGGGCACTGGCCGCCGAGGTGGGCGGTGTATTCGTGCTCGCCGATGTCAGTGACGAGACGCAGGTCCAAGCGGCGGTGGACGCGGCCGTCGGCATGCGGCCACTGCGGGTCCTGGTCAACTGCGCCGGACTGGGGCCTGCGCGGCGGATCGTCGATCGCGACGGGGAGCCAATCCCGTTGCAAAAGTTCGAGTTCGTCATCCGGGTGAACCTGGTCGGCAGCTACAACTGTGCCCGACTGGCGTGCGCTGCGATGGCTCGTACGCAGCCGGCCGAGGGTGGGGAACGCGGTGTGGTCATCAACACGGCGTCGGTGGCGGCGTTCGACGGTCAGATCGGGCAGACGCCATACGCGGCGGCCAAGGGCGGCATCGTTGGCATGACGTTGCCGATGGCACGCGATCTCGCGGTGCACGGCATCCGAGTCAACACGATTGCCCCCGGGCTGTTCGACACGCCGATCTATGGCAGCGGCGAGCGCGCCGATCAGTTCAAGGCGAAACTCGGTGCCAGCGTGGTATTTCCACAGCGGCTCGGCTACGCGGACGAATTCGCCTCGATGGCGATGCAACTGATCACCAACAGCTATGCGAACGGCGAAGTCGTCAGGCTCGACGGCGCAATCCGGCTGCCACCGCGATGA
- a CDS encoding enoyl-CoA hydratase/isomerase family protein, whose product MFDQFSTLGTEFDSDGVLTLTLNRPQCANAINGRMHREIVACLRMLDDLRQVGAVVLTGAGKVFSAGGDFELMEETRNADPWSAARTLNDVGRIVREFLDVSVPIVAAINGPAIGLGATLALLSDIVYMASSATLSDPHVRMGLVAGDGGTVVWPALAGPVRAKEFLLTGDPVDAPTAERIGLVNRVVPDAELLQTAHAMAARLAAGPRQAIAYTKRAINTALARDAVANVALSASFEAQTISQPDLVEGIAAFRERRAPSWPSTRPAGRDDGVRVAESG is encoded by the coding sequence GTGTTTGACCAGTTCTCCACCCTTGGAACGGAATTCGACTCGGATGGCGTCTTGACGCTGACGCTGAACCGGCCACAGTGCGCAAATGCCATCAACGGTCGGATGCACCGGGAGATTGTTGCGTGTCTGCGGATGCTCGACGATCTGCGTCAAGTCGGTGCGGTGGTACTGACCGGGGCGGGCAAGGTGTTCAGTGCGGGCGGGGACTTCGAGTTGATGGAAGAAACTCGGAATGCGGATCCGTGGTCGGCGGCACGCACTCTCAACGACGTCGGCAGAATCGTGCGGGAATTCTTGGACGTGTCAGTGCCGATCGTGGCGGCGATCAACGGACCGGCGATCGGATTAGGCGCGACGCTGGCGCTGCTCAGCGACATCGTCTACATGGCATCGAGTGCGACACTCAGCGATCCGCACGTACGCATGGGCTTGGTCGCGGGTGACGGGGGCACCGTGGTGTGGCCGGCCCTTGCCGGTCCGGTGCGGGCCAAAGAATTCCTGCTGACTGGTGACCCTGTCGATGCACCCACCGCCGAGCGGATCGGTTTGGTGAATCGCGTGGTGCCGGATGCCGAGTTGCTGCAGACCGCCCACGCCATGGCGGCAAGGCTGGCCGCCGGGCCGCGCCAGGCCATTGCCTACACCAAACGCGCCATCAATACTGCGCTGGCGCGCGACGCCGTGGCCAACGTGGCGCTGTCTGCGTCCTTCGAAGCCCAAACGATCAGCCAGCCCGACCTCGTGGAAGGAATCGCTGCGTTCCGTGAGCGTCGCGCGCCGTCGTGGCCCAGTACGCGTCCCGCCGGCCGGGACGACGGAGTGAGGGTAGCCGAGTCGGGATAA
- a CDS encoding AMP-binding protein has protein sequence MVATELNLGSVVAAVAARVPARQAVLSGTGSTSYGQFIDRSRRLAQFLGDRGIQLHTERAQLEGHQSGQPLLAQYLHNGPEYLEGLVGSFLARVAPFNVNYRYRPAELEYLLKDARPSVIQYHAAFAPVLREVLPTLTGSELLLQVADGSTNPLLPGAWDYERALASVPGRVEVQPSPDDLYVIYTGGTTGMPKGVLWRQGDVAVSTIGLRNRRQRREWLSVSECADAVRGQPARLLPCAPMMHGAAQWAALLALGTGATVVFPDHAEHFDAAQVWRAVQRHQVSTITMVGDAFALPLIDELERHRYSASSLRTIVSGGAALHANAKQRLLELLPGVQIIENIGSSESGILGSHRCSDAAGSAAATFVPDHETAVIAEDFAHVLAPGHQGVGWLARCGRIPLGYLGDAAKTARTFPVVGGTRFTVPGDRARLLADGSVQLLGRDSATINTGGEKVFAEEVESVLKAHRDVVDALVIARPNERWGQEVAALVVAVGETSQTELTEFCRTRLARYKAPRTIRFVEKIHRTVTGKPDYRWAEREVCDSASGADPEMPIPKEDRKVIDEMSRSASYE, from the coding sequence ATGGTAGCGACCGAACTCAACCTGGGCTCGGTTGTGGCAGCGGTTGCTGCCCGGGTCCCGGCGCGGCAGGCGGTCCTGTCCGGCACCGGCTCCACCAGTTATGGGCAGTTCATTGACCGGTCACGACGGTTGGCGCAGTTCTTGGGCGACCGCGGGATTCAGCTTCACACTGAACGTGCCCAGCTGGAAGGTCACCAGTCCGGCCAGCCCCTGTTGGCGCAGTATCTGCACAACGGGCCGGAGTACCTGGAGGGTTTGGTCGGGTCGTTCTTGGCCAGGGTCGCGCCGTTCAACGTCAACTATCGGTACCGTCCTGCCGAACTCGAGTATCTGCTGAAAGATGCTCGCCCTAGCGTGATTCAGTACCATGCTGCCTTCGCTCCGGTGCTGCGCGAGGTCTTGCCGACGCTCACCGGGTCAGAACTGCTGCTGCAGGTGGCCGACGGCAGCACAAACCCATTACTACCCGGAGCGTGGGACTACGAACGAGCACTGGCTTCGGTGCCCGGCCGCGTCGAGGTTCAGCCGTCTCCGGATGACCTTTACGTCATCTATACCGGCGGAACGACCGGGATGCCTAAAGGAGTGCTCTGGCGCCAGGGTGATGTCGCCGTGTCGACCATCGGCCTGCGCAACCGCCGCCAGCGGCGGGAGTGGCTCTCGGTGAGCGAATGCGCGGACGCTGTGCGCGGGCAGCCAGCCCGGTTGCTGCCCTGCGCGCCCATGATGCACGGCGCGGCACAGTGGGCTGCACTGCTTGCTCTTGGTACTGGCGCCACGGTGGTATTCCCCGACCATGCAGAACATTTCGATGCGGCCCAGGTCTGGCGGGCGGTGCAGCGCCACCAGGTCAGCACCATCACGATGGTGGGCGACGCCTTCGCGTTGCCACTAATCGACGAACTGGAACGTCACCGTTATTCGGCTTCCTCACTCCGAACAATCGTCAGTGGTGGTGCGGCATTGCACGCCAACGCCAAACAGCGACTGCTCGAGCTGCTTCCGGGCGTACAGATCATCGAGAACATCGGCTCGTCAGAGTCGGGCATTCTGGGTAGCCATCGCTGTAGCGACGCCGCCGGATCCGCTGCTGCGACCTTCGTTCCGGATCACGAAACCGCGGTCATCGCCGAAGATTTCGCGCACGTGTTGGCGCCCGGGCACCAGGGGGTGGGCTGGCTGGCGCGGTGTGGACGCATCCCGCTGGGTTATCTCGGCGACGCGGCCAAGACGGCGCGCACGTTTCCGGTCGTCGGCGGCACCAGATTCACCGTTCCCGGGGATCGCGCGCGACTGCTAGCCGATGGCTCGGTGCAGCTGCTGGGAAGGGACTCGGCAACCATCAACACCGGCGGCGAAAAGGTGTTCGCCGAAGAGGTCGAGTCCGTTCTCAAAGCGCACCGGGACGTGGTCGATGCGCTGGTCATCGCCCGTCCGAATGAAAGATGGGGACAAGAGGTTGCCGCGCTGGTGGTCGCGGTGGGTGAGACCAGCCAGACCGAATTGACGGAGTTCTGCCGCACCCGGCTGGCGCGGTACAAGGCGCCGAGGACCATCCGCTTTGTCGAGAAGATCCACCGCACCGTCACTGGAAAGCCGGACTACCGCTGGGCGGAGCGTGAAGTTTGCGACTCTGCATCAGGTGCTGACCCCGAAATGCCTATACCAAAAGAAGATAGGAAGGTCATCGACGAAATGAGCAGGAGCGCAAGCTATGAGTAG
- a CDS encoding nuclear transport factor 2 family protein: MAAEPTARDRSSVVLVTEFLRAFERFDFAAQLQLMADGIRLRLPTAPSGLPREVLGCDAVGRFLEEVAQVWPRFSLARCEVHAFADDPGRVVASYASDAENVDGTPYRNSYLALASVEDGKIATFEEFFDPAPMSEALTKCIAAQCASS; encoded by the coding sequence ATGGCGGCTGAACCAACAGCGCGGGACAGATCTTCGGTGGTGCTCGTCACCGAATTCCTGCGCGCATTCGAGCGATTCGACTTCGCGGCCCAACTGCAACTCATGGCCGACGGCATTCGATTGCGACTGCCGACCGCGCCCTCAGGTCTGCCGCGTGAAGTGCTCGGCTGCGACGCGGTCGGTAGATTCCTCGAAGAGGTCGCCCAAGTCTGGCCGCGGTTCTCACTGGCCCGTTGCGAGGTGCACGCATTCGCCGACGATCCCGGTCGGGTGGTCGCTTCCTACGCTTCCGATGCCGAGAATGTGGACGGTACCCCCTACCGCAACTCGTATCTGGCGTTGGCGAGTGTGGAAGACGGCAAGATCGCCACTTTCGAGGAATTCTTCGATCCGGCCCCGATGAGCGAGGCCCTGACGAAATGTATTGCCGCGCAGTGCGCGTCCTCGTGA
- a CDS encoding thiolase family protein yields the protein MSSTSALIIDAIRTPGGRREGNLSGWHPVDLAATVLSALTTRSNLDPGLVDDVIMGCVTQVGHQAFNIGRSAVLAAGFPEQVPATTVDRQCGSSQQSVHFAAQGVIAGAYDIAVAAGVEVMSTTPMGASKTAGSYVYGPLLRKRYKTIGGLVPQGISAEMIADRWNLTREELDTYGARSQQYAARARDSGRFDAEILPVAVRRRDKQTDEVFADGTLTSADEGIRPETTLEMLATLKPAFKEGGKITAGTSSQICDGSAAVLIASERAAARHNLRPRARVHTFALAGVDPVSMLTGPIPATQQALKKAGLSVDDIDVFEVNEAFASVILAWEKEIHPDMERVNVNGGAIALGHPLGASGAKLMATMLNELERCGGRYGLQTMCEGGGMANATIIERIS from the coding sequence ATGAGTAGCACCTCGGCGCTGATCATAGACGCGATTCGTACCCCGGGTGGACGGCGCGAAGGCAATCTCTCCGGTTGGCACCCGGTCGATTTAGCCGCCACGGTGTTGTCCGCGCTTACGACGCGCAGCAACTTGGACCCGGGGTTGGTCGACGACGTCATCATGGGTTGTGTCACCCAGGTAGGGCACCAGGCGTTCAACATCGGTCGCAGCGCCGTGCTGGCTGCCGGCTTCCCCGAACAGGTCCCGGCAACCACGGTCGATCGCCAATGCGGGTCGTCGCAACAGTCAGTTCATTTCGCAGCACAGGGTGTTATTGCCGGGGCATACGACATTGCGGTAGCTGCTGGTGTCGAGGTTATGTCAACCACCCCGATGGGCGCGTCCAAGACTGCCGGTTCCTACGTCTACGGCCCGCTGTTGCGAAAGCGCTACAAAACCATAGGAGGGCTAGTCCCGCAGGGCATTTCGGCGGAAATGATCGCAGACCGGTGGAACCTCACCAGAGAGGAGCTCGACACCTACGGCGCACGTAGCCAGCAATACGCCGCGCGTGCTCGCGACAGTGGTCGTTTCGATGCCGAAATCCTTCCGGTGGCCGTCCGGCGACGCGACAAGCAAACGGATGAGGTGTTCGCGGACGGAACCCTGACGTCGGCAGATGAAGGCATTCGGCCGGAGACGACTCTTGAAATGTTGGCGACTCTGAAGCCGGCTTTCAAGGAGGGAGGCAAGATCACGGCGGGAACCTCGTCGCAAATCTGCGACGGGTCGGCGGCGGTGCTCATCGCAAGCGAGCGGGCAGCCGCCCGTCACAACCTGCGCCCACGTGCGCGAGTACACACCTTCGCGCTTGCCGGGGTGGATCCGGTGTCGATGCTGACCGGTCCCATACCGGCTACCCAGCAGGCCCTGAAGAAGGCCGGCCTGTCGGTAGACGACATCGACGTTTTCGAAGTCAACGAGGCGTTCGCGTCGGTAATCCTGGCCTGGGAGAAGGAAATTCATCCCGACATGGAACGAGTCAACGTCAACGGCGGCGCTATCGCCTTGGGCCATCCGCTGGGTGCCTCGGGGGCCAAGTTGATGGCGACGATGCTCAACGAACTTGAGCGGTGCGGAGGTCGGTACGGCCTTCAGACCATGTGCGAAGGCGGCGGTATGGCCAATGCCACGATCATAGAACGGATCTCGTGA
- a CDS encoding acyl-CoA dehydrogenase family protein, giving the protein MLVRTVRSFVDRDVKPSVRETEHTNTYPEAWIEQMKRIGLFGLAVPGKYGGCPVSTRCFALVTQELARGWMSLAGAMGGHSVVATLIALFGTEVQRQRYLPAMASGELRATMALTEPAGGSDLQNMSTTAVRDGDDLVVNGTKTWISNARRSALIALLCKTEPLALPRYSGMSIVLVEPGPGLEISRDLPKLGYKGIESCELAFDGYRTAATAVLGGEPGKGFEQMMKGLEIGRIQVAARALGVATAALEEALVYAKQRESFGQPIWQHQAIGHQLADMATKLTAARQLTRYAAERYDNGQRADMEAGMAKLFASEVAMGVALDAVRIHGGYGYSTEYNVERYFRDAPLMLIGEGTNEIQRNVIARQLVARGAL; this is encoded by the coding sequence ATGCTGGTCCGGACGGTCCGGAGTTTCGTTGACCGCGACGTGAAGCCGTCTGTACGAGAGACCGAGCACACCAATACCTATCCCGAGGCGTGGATCGAGCAGATGAAACGCATCGGTCTTTTCGGCTTGGCCGTACCCGGGAAGTACGGCGGCTGCCCAGTGTCGACACGCTGCTTCGCTCTGGTTACCCAAGAATTGGCCCGCGGCTGGATGAGCCTGGCGGGCGCAATGGGAGGGCACAGCGTCGTGGCGACACTGATCGCGCTCTTCGGCACCGAGGTGCAACGACAACGGTATCTGCCCGCGATGGCCTCCGGGGAGCTGCGCGCCACCATGGCACTCACCGAACCGGCAGGCGGATCCGACCTGCAGAACATGAGCACGACGGCGGTGCGAGATGGCGACGATCTGGTTGTCAATGGGACCAAGACCTGGATCAGCAACGCGCGACGTTCGGCCCTCATCGCGCTACTTTGCAAGACCGAGCCGCTGGCATTGCCAAGGTATTCCGGAATGTCCATTGTGCTGGTCGAGCCGGGTCCGGGCCTCGAGATCTCCCGTGACTTACCGAAACTCGGCTATAAGGGCATCGAGAGTTGTGAGCTTGCCTTCGATGGTTACCGGACTGCGGCCACTGCGGTCCTCGGCGGAGAGCCGGGTAAGGGGTTCGAGCAGATGATGAAAGGGCTCGAAATCGGCCGGATCCAGGTCGCCGCGCGGGCACTCGGCGTTGCTACGGCCGCCCTCGAGGAGGCGCTGGTGTATGCAAAACAGCGGGAAAGCTTCGGCCAACCGATCTGGCAACATCAGGCCATCGGTCACCAACTCGCAGACATGGCGACCAAGCTCACCGCGGCGCGCCAGCTCACCCGTTATGCGGCCGAACGTTACGACAACGGTCAACGCGCCGACATGGAGGCAGGAATGGCCAAGCTGTTCGCCTCGGAAGTCGCTATGGGGGTCGCCTTGGATGCCGTTCGAATCCACGGGGGATACGGTTACTCGACCGAATACAACGTCGAACGCTATTTCCGAGATGCTCCGCTGATGCTTATCGGCGAGGGCACAAATGAGATTCAGCGCAACGTTATCGCGCGCCAGTTGGTGGCGCGCGGGGCGCTGTGA
- a CDS encoding phosphotransferase family protein, with product MALVNTLDPQGAARSLQRWLGKVGVANPTVTGVEVPPAAGFSMTTALFHADWDAGDQRCAADLVARIAPTGEGLFEQPDLAREVKILRALAGQPGVTVPAVRWFEADPATFGSPFVVMDRAFGVVPSDDPPYPLQGWVVGLEPSQRANLFTATLRAVAAIHAVDWETCGLSDLSEPGCEPGIRGEWAKVERAYAWAHRGNPSPTIDAAIDILRDRLPENEPIVLNWGDARLGNVIFDPQTVEIRALLDWEMATLASPEMDLGWFLFFVRYYTEGIGADPLPGFQGRDELIGLYEQFSGHEVRNIDFYEAFAALRTSVVLLRIGRLMIDAGVVPPDSPMPLNNIGSQILARLLGLAAPAGDVANFVDTR from the coding sequence ATGGCGTTGGTCAACACCCTCGATCCCCAGGGCGCGGCGCGCAGTCTGCAGCGCTGGCTCGGCAAGGTTGGCGTAGCAAACCCCACGGTAACCGGCGTGGAAGTGCCGCCCGCCGCGGGCTTTTCCATGACCACTGCGCTCTTTCATGCCGACTGGGATGCTGGCGACCAACGCTGCGCAGCGGATTTGGTCGCTCGAATCGCCCCCACTGGCGAGGGATTGTTTGAGCAACCCGATCTCGCTCGCGAGGTCAAAATCCTGCGTGCCCTGGCCGGGCAGCCGGGAGTCACTGTGCCGGCCGTCCGATGGTTCGAAGCCGACCCAGCTACCTTCGGTTCACCATTTGTGGTGATGGACAGGGCCTTTGGGGTGGTTCCCTCCGATGATCCGCCCTACCCACTGCAAGGCTGGGTCGTGGGGTTGGAGCCGTCGCAGCGGGCCAATTTGTTCACCGCCACACTGCGCGCGGTCGCGGCAATTCATGCGGTGGACTGGGAGACGTGTGGACTGTCCGATCTGTCGGAACCGGGCTGCGAACCCGGCATCCGTGGGGAATGGGCCAAGGTTGAACGCGCCTATGCGTGGGCGCACCGCGGCAATCCCAGTCCTACTATCGACGCCGCCATCGATATTCTGCGGGATCGGCTGCCCGAGAATGAGCCGATCGTGCTCAATTGGGGCGATGCTCGCTTGGGCAACGTCATCTTCGATCCGCAGACCGTCGAGATCAGGGCTTTGCTCGACTGGGAGATGGCGACGTTGGCCAGTCCCGAAATGGATCTGGGGTGGTTCCTATTCTTCGTCAGGTACTACACCGAAGGCATTGGTGCTGACCCGCTGCCCGGATTTCAGGGGCGCGATGAGTTGATCGGACTCTACGAGCAGTTCAGTGGTCACGAGGTGCGAAACATCGACTTCTACGAGGCGTTCGCGGCATTGCGAACTTCGGTCGTACTGCTGCGAATCGGTCGACTCATGATCGACGCGGGAGTCGTTCCGCCAGATAGTCCGATGCCCTTGAACAACATCGGCAGCCAGATCCTGGCTCGCTTGCTCGGCCTGGCGGCCCCCGCCGGAGACGTCGCGAACTTTGTTGATACGCGCTAG
- a CDS encoding aldehyde dehydrogenase family protein, whose amino-acid sequence MTVPSADFVNNSPDANPRPIDVRCPATGKLIGSVSVAEHETVLAVARQLRAAQPAWEAIGPTARGRHLLRFLDWMLDNEHRLIALAQSESGKSWADASMELVVAMEVIDYHAKHASEFLAERRVRPHGLTAATKKLRVRARPHQLVGVVTPWNGPIATQVMDAVGALAAGAAVLSKPSELTPLTWTECTRAWREEVGGPPILACVNGGADTGTAVVDVVDMVMFTGSTRTGRRVATRAAERLIPCSLELGGKDAMVVLGDADIDRATGAAVWGAMMNSGQVCISIERVYVEDSVYDQFVTKLVEKVSSLRQGMDAPGAFATDLGAMASAAQLQIVEQHVQDAVARGARVLVGGKRPDRTGLFFEPTILADVNHSMMCMREETFGPTLPVMRVTSETEAIRLVNDSQYGLSASVWSKDVQRAERVAAQIEAGTIDINNVLMSAFQLSVPMGGWKSSGLGSRFGGADSVLKYCRRQTVVSDRLRLPAEPHWYPARPRVGRMQARVMRLVHATDWRRRLGLKRVR is encoded by the coding sequence GTGACCGTGCCGAGCGCAGACTTCGTCAACAATTCGCCGGACGCCAATCCGCGTCCTATCGACGTTCGTTGCCCGGCCACAGGCAAACTGATCGGCTCGGTGTCAGTCGCGGAGCACGAGACAGTATTGGCAGTGGCCCGGCAGTTGCGGGCGGCGCAGCCCGCCTGGGAGGCAATCGGCCCAACGGCGCGTGGACGTCACCTGCTGCGGTTCCTGGACTGGATGCTGGACAACGAGCACCGGCTGATCGCGCTTGCCCAGTCCGAATCGGGCAAGTCCTGGGCCGACGCCTCGATGGAGTTAGTCGTGGCAATGGAAGTCATCGACTACCACGCCAAACATGCTTCAGAGTTCCTCGCTGAACGCCGGGTGCGCCCACACGGCCTGACCGCTGCGACCAAGAAGTTGCGGGTACGAGCCCGGCCCCATCAGTTGGTTGGGGTCGTCACACCATGGAACGGTCCGATCGCAACCCAGGTGATGGACGCGGTGGGTGCCCTTGCGGCGGGAGCGGCCGTCCTGAGCAAGCCCTCGGAACTCACTCCGTTGACGTGGACAGAGTGCACCCGCGCGTGGCGCGAAGAGGTTGGTGGGCCACCGATTTTGGCGTGCGTGAACGGTGGCGCCGACACCGGTACGGCGGTCGTCGATGTGGTCGACATGGTCATGTTCACCGGCTCCACGCGCACCGGCCGGCGGGTCGCGACGCGGGCCGCGGAGCGGCTAATCCCGTGCAGCCTCGAACTCGGCGGCAAAGATGCGATGGTAGTGCTGGGCGATGCCGACATCGACCGCGCGACCGGTGCCGCCGTCTGGGGCGCGATGATGAACTCAGGCCAGGTGTGCATCTCCATCGAACGGGTTTATGTGGAGGACAGCGTCTACGACCAATTCGTCACCAAGCTCGTCGAGAAGGTGTCGAGCTTGCGCCAGGGCATGGACGCCCCCGGCGCTTTCGCCACCGACCTGGGGGCGATGGCCAGTGCAGCCCAACTGCAGATCGTCGAACAGCATGTTCAGGACGCGGTGGCGCGGGGAGCGCGAGTGCTGGTCGGCGGGAAGCGGCCCGACCGGACGGGATTATTTTTCGAACCCACCATCCTGGCCGACGTGAATCACTCGATGATGTGCATGCGCGAGGAGACCTTCGGGCCCACGCTTCCGGTCATGCGCGTCACTTCAGAGACCGAGGCGATCCGACTGGTGAATGATTCGCAATACGGGCTGAGTGCAAGTGTCTGGAGCAAGGACGTCCAGCGGGCCGAGCGGGTAGCGGCTCAGATCGAAGCCGGCACGATCGACATCAACAACGTGCTGATGTCCGCATTTCAACTGAGCGTTCCAATGGGCGGCTGGAAGTCGTCCGGGCTGGGAAGTCGCTTCGGCGGCGCCGATTCCGTCCTCAAGTACTGCCGCCGTCAGACGGTCGTTTCCGACCGGCTCAGGCTGCCCGCCGAGCCGCACTGGTATCCGGCGCGGCCGCGGGTCGGCCGCATGCAGGCCCGCGTCATGCGGCTCGTGCACGCCACTGACTGGCGGCGCCGCCTGGGACTCAAGCGGGTCCGCTAG